The nucleotide sequence cttattttgtttgaatttttaaagaaatctttTTATTATCTGTCATTCTCATTGGGAACCTCACTAAGTTATTAACTGTGCTTACTGAATAGCTGCCTTCTTATTACTTGCTCCTGAATACCTTTGTCTCATGACTGCTTGGAGGAGCATGCGGTATGGTATGGAGAGCCTtgaagagcacacagaagccctgtgtaagcagtggaaggagaacACCACTTCAcagactacccacccacccacctcatcAGTGGAAGAGGCTGCAGTTCTCATATTGATCTTATCCACcacctcacaacccacaaaaCTAGAGCGGGAGCAAGCTATAATCCCCTAAGAAGGGGAGTGAATAATAGGGATTTGTAGGCACTTAATTTGATTGGGGTCCATTTCCATCCTGTCCAGCAGGGTTCAGGGATGGTAAGTTTGGGTGGGACAACAGTTATCCATTCTTtgtcaacacctcccaaacctgcagctTCCATCTGATGCAAAAGCACCTGCACATTGGAATGCCacctcctgcaggttcccttccatgtAGCACACACTGTTGAATGGGAAATAAATCACCTCTCCTTCATCAACACCGAATCTAATTCCTGAAACTCCCttcactggaaagactgcagcagttcaagaaggaagctcaccaccaTACTTGAAGAAGCAATTGGGCAtaggcaataaacgctggccttatCATCAATGCCCACATCTCTAAAACTGATAAAGTTCCATAACTACTTCGTGAAGAGCAGCAACTGAATTTGGATACACAAAAGCACCAAATGGTACTGTATTCGTTCCCATTTTGCAAATAAGTGACCTATCCAAGGGTTTCTGTAATGCTATGCTGCCTATTTCATTTCGCTCTACTTCTGGGCTTCCACATTGGCTGCAGATATGATACCAGGGAGCACTGCCaaatttccaaatgcaaattcttttaaAAACTGCAGTCATTTTTTGCAGtgttattaaatattaaaaatggcCTAAAAGATCAAACATTTATAAGTCATAATTAAAAGTTTTCAAAAGGTGCCAAAATTTTCAAGGTGAGTAAGAGGAATAAATTAATAGGATGCAggaagaaagtgacaaatgaaattcGATCCAGAGAAAAGATGAGCTTATACATTTGAGGAGAGCCTAGCAAGTGAATAAATAGATGCCAGGACAATGAACTGTGGGATCTTGACACGGGCATTCACCTGATGGGAAAGGACAtgtagataaggtagttaaggAAGTGTACgggatatttgcctttattggttgaggcaCTGAGCATGAGAGTAGAAAGGTCATGTGCAAACTGTATTAAATACCAGTTAGGCCACAGATAGAgcactatgtacagttctgatctcTATAGTTTTGGAAATATATGAAAACACAAGAGGGAGCTGAGGAGATTTTCAAGCACGTTTCCATTTCTgtctggagaattatagttatgaaGAGGTACTAAGTAGAcctggagttgttttctttggaacaaaggagctgaggagagatttgatatgCATTTAGCTAGTAGGCTCAAGTGAACGGTAAGGACCTACATCCCTCTCCTGAGAGGTCAATCGCTAAGGGACACAAATTTCAGGTAAAAGCCTGAGGAAATATTCAGAGTATTGTGAGTCACTGGATAGTGTAGGTGGTAGCCTCAACACATTTAAAGTACCAGGTTGAACACTTATCTTACAACCTCCAAGGTGACAGGACAAGAGCTGAGACATGGAAATAGCCAACTATCTTTGGACCCTTGACACCAAGGCCCTCCACCTTGCTGTTAACTTCGAGGATTTTATGAAATTTTATTTCTGAAGAATATACACAATGGCTCTCAAAGTGCCTCATATTTTCTGCTAACCCTGATCTGATTTGCATTAACTCAAACAAGTCGAAACTTTACATAAATCTCTGCTCCCTTTGCTGATGATCTGAGGTAGGAATGGAACAGAATGTTTTTGTAAAATCAGTTTATTCTTATTCCATGTGATGTAGTGCAAAGAGGATCTGAAGAACAAATTCCAGTACAGAAATTATTTCTGTTGTTCATGAATTAGAAATAGTAGAAAAAGTTCACAATCTTTAAAaatcactttatttgtctcctcAGTTTAGCAAAAAGGTAATACTTAAGTTTCCTTTGATTGAATAATAATTGCCTGTACATCCATGACATTGGTACTTGTCAGGCCTGTCATGATTAGATCTGCTCCTTTATTGAACTTGCTATAGAAAGTAAAGGAATCGTTGTTGTTTAAGAAGTCCTCTACATTAAGCCCTTCACGGAAAGCTTTTTCAACCAGTTCAGTGTAAGCGAATGCCCCAGCAGCTTCGGAAGGTCCATCTTGTCCATCGGTCCCACCACTAAGGAAAATAATTTCAGGCTTTGTTAAGGGATCCTGTGGAATTTTTGACTTTGCTTGGTGCAGTTCCAAGGCCACACGTAAGGCCATCTCCTGATTTCGACCCCCTTTCCCTCTGCCCTGCAGCTGAACCGTAGTTTCACCTCCTGCCAAAAGGCATATTGGTTTCCCAGAGCTCAGCATGTTCTCCAAGAGCTCCAAACAGCTGTCCAATCGGAAATCAGGAAGCTCCAAATTTCCAATGACCTGCAGCATCTCATCTTTCAGACTGGTTGCCTGTACACATCTTGAACTGTGAGCTGCCAGAACAGAGCACACATATCTGATCAATAGACTATATAGTCTGGCCACAAGCCTGACATCTCCGCTCACTCCAGTAGACAGGATAGAACTCTTGTAACCCAAGCTTTCAGATTTGCATTTTGCTTCCTCTAAGGCAATTGCATTTGATCCCACAATAAAATTGAAAACATGAGCAAAATCTTGGGTTTCCTTTTGGTCCATTCTTGTGCTAGGCTGAGACAGAACTTCTTTCACAGATTTTGGCATGGATGATAACAAGTGGTACTTTGACAAAATCTTGCAACTATCTTCCTTACTTTGCAGGTTAGGTACAGTTGGGCCACTAGCTATGAACTCCAAATTGTCACCAATAATATCAGATAGAATAAGGCTCACCACCTGTCAAACAAAGAATAGTACTTTATACTCCTTGCTCTTTTAATCTATTGCAGAGTCAAATCTGATAAACATATTCTATTACAAGTCAgatttttatataaataaaattaattccaAAGATGCTCTTGAAGATTAATATAATTTCTGATCAAAATTACATGCTGAAGCTATTAACTATTTTTGACAATATTTTACTGTTGAATCAAGATTAAATGTCGGGCATTATTCATACATACATTTTACTGAGTTTACAATTACTGAAGGTAGTAATCCTTGATGCTTACTAGAGTTGAATTGCTGACATAATCCGTTACCTTAAGCACACTTAACACAAGTAGGGGAGCACACAAGACAGCATGGAATTGAAACATGCATTCCCGAATATCCCCGTGTTGATTCCATTATGAAGTGGTGTCTATAAAGTAGCATGATAGAGCCATAAATGGGCACAGCTGAGTTTAAAATATGAAGCAGCAAGCAGTGTGCCTCTTCTTGACCACCACCTTTGTAACCCATACTGGAGTTCCTGTCCAGTGGCTTAATTACAAAGTCCAAGATTGTGCTCCGTTATATTGATTCACATGATTAAATATTCTTCCAGTTCAGTATCCAGGTTTACTCATAAACCTGTATCTGAGAAATTGGCATCTTCTGATGATGAAGGAAGATAAAATAGGCTAAAAGTCATTCAGTTACTGCTCCTCACAACTTCAATGCATTGAGAAGTGAATTTGGGGAAAACAAGAAATAGTTTAGTTAAATTTTATGAAACGATATGTAGATATTATAAGACTGTTATGTCTTCCCTTACGTACTGATTTCGGTCTCTGGAAGTGGTGAAGGAAATCCAGATTCTGGTAAGGATACCAATATTGCATGTATTCCTGGGGGCTCCTAATTAGGAGTTCCCTGAGTTAGGGTGGTCTCTTTAACAAATAATGACatagagggaatgtgggaaaggtttttaaattggaatcagatttattatcacagacttaaaATGAAGAATGGCTGGACAGTTAATTTTAAATGGGACTAGGGCCAGGAGCACGCACATCTAAATGGAGGTAAAGATTCTGCTTAAATGCTCAGAGGGTGTCCTAGCTTTGGAATTGACTGATTGAAAGTGTTATTTTCTACAGAAGACTTGACTGCTTCCTGAGTGAGCAAATTTCCAAAGATAGAGGAGTAACTTGCTGGTAATTGAGATTATGAGGATTTAGAAGCATAAATCTATGAGAGCCACACTGCTTTAGAATGGTTAGAATCTAATCAATACTTTAAGCTTTGCATTTGTACCGAAGAGAAGAGCAAGGGGGTTAGCTGCCCTGCATGGAGCTGAATTTTGCAGCCTCCGGACCTCTGTTTGAACTCCTGAGAGAAGCGGAGAGTTTGTacccaaactgtacacaggtTATCTTCCTTGGCCTCCTTGCCTCAGACAGAAGATTGTATGTTGGGGGTCACCACTGCTGTGGTTAGAAACTCATTCAAAGCTTAATAATCAATAAACTTGCAATCTGAAATACACGTCAAGGATACAGACCTGTGCAGGGTAGGCAGCTCTTGCCAAACCTCCACCCTTCAGCAGAGAGAGTGACTTGCGAACTGTGTTGAGTTCCTGAATTGTTGCACCTTTAGAAGCAAGTTGTTTCGTCAGGTATTGTTTCTCCTCCAAAGTGATAGGGGGGATAGGAGCTGGTAACAAAGCAGATCCCCCTCCTAgagaaacaattttttaaaattatttaggcAAGAGCATATATAGTCTTCAGCATGTTACTACTGCAATGATAAGATGAGCAAAGCATAAAATTCTCACAATTTAGGTTAGAtattgaaaaatttaaaaaacaaactaGGTGGCTTGTAAATTCCCAGAGAAGGAAGATAAAAGGATTGAAATGTGTTgtggctagcgtaacgctattacagcaccagtaacccaattccagccactgtctgtaaggagtttgtatgttctcccagtgtctgcctgggtttcctccgggtgctccggtttcctcccacattccaaagacgtacgggttaggaagttgtgggcatgctacgctagtgccagaagcgtggcgacacttgtgggctgcccccagaatacactatgcaaaagatgcacttcactgtgttttgatgtactaataaaagatatcttatctattaaTAGCTACAAAAGATACTTAGCAATATTACttaattttctttctccacagaaggTAGCAGAAAACAAAATGAGTGTTCCCATAGTTAAATTTCAGCTAGTCAGTTTGAAAGAAAGTCTTGAGAGAGTTGTTATTTGTGATTCTGGATTGAGTAGTTTGGAAGGCTAAATATCCTTTTCCTGATTTTCTCACCTCTGCAGTTTTTCAAACCTGTGGTATGTGAGGGGTGTGCTGAACTGAAACAAAATATAGCCCATTTGTATTTTCCCTTCTGCAGAATTCCAGCTACCTTGGAAACTCTTCTGCAGCTGGTTATGGGCAAGTAGAACTAGCAGAGCAACATCAGTACTGGAGAAACCTGAGAAATTGCATATGTTCTTAGGATAAATAAAGGTGGTTTGTGTTATAGTTCATTGGTTGTACTTTGAGTGGTTAATGTTTGAGTGCTGGTGAGAcagtttaatcagaatcaggtttattatcgctgtcagatgtcatgaaatttgttgttttgcagcagcagtacagtgcaagacataaagacagaaacattactaagttacaaaaataaatcagtagtgcaaaagagaaataacgaagtagtgttcatggaccattcagaaatctgatggcagaggggaagaagctgttcctgaaacattgctgAACCTTgaagcgtgggtcttcaggctcctgtacctcctccctgatggtagtaacgtgaagagggcatgtcccaggtggtgagggtccttaatgatggatgccaccttctggagacactgcctcttgaagatatcctcgatggtggggagggttatacCCGTgaagtctacagccctctgcagcctcttgtgatcctgcacattggagtctccataccgggctgtgatgcaaccagtcagaatgctctccgctgtacatctgtagaaatttgcaagtctttggagaCATAttaaatctcctcaaagtcctagtgaagtagagccactggtgtgccttcttcatgattgcatcaatgtgttgggcccaacatagatcctctgagatgttgacgcccaggaacttgaagctgctcaccctttccacagctgacccctcagtgaagactgatgtgtgttctcccaacttccccttcctgaagaccacaatcaattccttggtcttgctgacgttgagtgcgaggttgttgttgcgacaccacttaaccagctgatctatctcactcctgtacacctcctcatcaccatctgagattctgccaataacagtgatgtcatcagcaaatttatagatggcgtttgagctgtgcctagccacgcagtcacgagtgcagagagagtagagcattgggctaagcacacatccttgaggtgcgcctgtgttgcgaggaggagatgttactaccaatcctcactgactgtctcccgatgaggaagtcaaggatccagttgcagagggaggtacagaggcccaggttttgatgcttgttgattagtactgaggggatgatggtgttgaacactgagctgtaatcaataaacagcagcctgacgtatgttttgctgttgcctaggtgctccaaagcagagtggagaaccagtgagattatgtccgctgtagacctgttgtggcggtaggcaaattgcagcgggtccaggtccttgctctagctatgaccaacctctcaaagcacttcatcacagtaggcgCGAGCTAAAAAAAGCACTTCTAGCTAATAAAAAAAATAGCATAATGATAGCAGTGCTTCATCATGTGCTTTATGGGAACTCCATAATATTTTGCTTGTTCTGGTAAGCCACATGTGTAGGAAGTGTCTCCAACTGGAGATGGCTAACATTATTACAGGACATAGTGAACATAAAAGGAAATAGGAGGCAGGAATGCGTCTGCCCAGAggctattctgccattcaacctTTAGTTCACTTATCCACCTTCTCTTCATATCTCTTTTCAgttagtccaaaaatctatcatatTAATTCGAATACACTgtgtgactgagcatccacagtggTCTGGAGTAGAAAACTGGAAAAATCCACATTTCCTGaagtaaagaaattttgcatCTCAAATCCTAAATGGCTATTCACTTAATTAAAGTCTATGAGGTCTTGAATTAAGTGAAGCTGAAGTTTAGGtcggagttctgatgaagggtcttcaattatgtgttaactctgcttctcttttcacagatgccacttgacccactgaatattcccagcattctctctttttatttcagatttctggcatctgcagattttttaaaatttactaaaCATTTATGCTCTTGTAGGAACCTTGACTTCCCCAGAAAATGCACTGATACAGTTGTTACAAGGGATTCAATAGAACAATCGATGGGAGGACATCAAAAAACTGCAAttattggaaatatgaaataaaaactaaaaatgctaaaaacactcagcagggcagggagcatctgtggaaagagaatcagagttaacatttcaggttgacaacccTTCATTTGC is from Pristis pectinata isolate sPriPec2 chromosome 6, sPriPec2.1.pri, whole genome shotgun sequence and encodes:
- the glyctk gene encoding glycerate kinase; this encodes MASSFRRYLWLCSNHQLISKNWQPKRLLVSASVLSREMSLKQKGLEIFQTAINTVSPQNIIKNNISVEGERLLIQNQSFPVHKNVHLAGFGKAVMGMAAAVEQILGDHLVQGVISVPLGIQKVLRLAGKEDMLLRPQTKIQAMEGAQHNLPDENALKAANCIRNLAEELTENDLLLVLISGGGSALLPAPIPPITLEEKQYLTKQLASKGATIQELNTVRKSLSLLKGGGLARAAYPAQVVSLILSDIIGDNLEFIASGPTVPNLQSKEDSCKILSKYHLLSSMPKSVKEVLSQPSTRMDQKETQDFAHVFNFIVGSNAIALEEAKCKSESLGYKSSILSTGVSGDVRLVARLYSLLIRYVCSVLAAHSSRCVQATSLKDEMLQVIGNLELPDFRLDSCLELLENMLSSGKPICLLAGGETTVQLQGRGKGGRNQEMALRVALELHQAKSKIPQDPLTKPEIIFLSGGTDGQDGPSEAAGAFAYTELVEKAFREGLNVEDFLNNNDSFTFYSKFNKGADLIMTGLTSTNVMDVQAIIIQSKET